One segment of Oscillatoria sp. FACHB-1407 DNA contains the following:
- a CDS encoding amidohydrolase — MSYTIQNAIAPVEGGYTSVDVHIEGNHIAAIAPQLDPIGTLVDGRDKLLLPGFVNAHTHSSEMWQRGLIPPRPLELWLAELHDFSPVDPEHIYLSALGTAVETLLSGGTTVVDHLVLIPGQEKESIAAAVRAYREVGIRAFIGPLIQDQSLAAGVPSGGHKIEHDPYFWSTEEVLELMRSTVEQFHQPDKGINIMVAPTGMQLCSDALFEGCIELSDRHNLCRHTHLLETKAQQMLAYEKYGCTAVEHLKHLGYLSPRTSLAHCVWLNDHDISILAETQSTVVHNPLSNLRLGSGIAPILKYRQAGVNVTFGCDGSASNDSQDLLEAIKIGTILHNVTDMDYQHWITPRQAVEMAALGGATGVGMADQMGSLTVGKKADLVLYDLKRLSLLPRTDPIGLLVLGRPIAVHTVWVNGKAVVTDGTVTTIDVPQLQQTLFDKSEWQANRRSPSMEDLEMRYRTVMGLPILSNP; from the coding sequence GTGAGCTACACGATTCAAAACGCGATCGCTCCAGTTGAAGGGGGCTACACCAGCGTTGATGTACACATTGAGGGCAATCACATTGCTGCCATTGCTCCCCAACTTGACCCAATTGGCACCTTAGTGGATGGACGAGACAAACTATTGCTACCAGGGTTTGTCAATGCTCACACCCACTCCTCGGAGATGTGGCAGCGAGGGCTAATTCCACCCCGCCCGTTGGAGTTGTGGCTTGCCGAGTTGCATGATTTTTCGCCAGTTGACCCAGAGCACATTTATCTCAGCGCATTAGGGACGGCGGTTGAAACGCTGTTATCCGGCGGAACAACCGTCGTGGATCATCTGGTATTGATCCCAGGGCAGGAAAAAGAGTCGATCGCCGCTGCTGTTCGTGCCTATCGAGAGGTTGGTATCCGGGCGTTTATAGGACCCCTGATTCAAGATCAGTCGTTAGCGGCGGGTGTGCCCTCTGGCGGACACAAGATTGAACATGATCCCTATTTTTGGAGCACGGAGGAAGTGCTGGAACTCATGCGTAGCACGGTGGAGCAATTTCACCAGCCAGATAAGGGGATCAACATTATGGTCGCTCCGACAGGGATGCAACTCTGTTCGGATGCCCTGTTTGAGGGCTGCATTGAGTTGAGCGATCGCCACAACTTATGCCGTCACACGCATTTACTCGAAACCAAAGCCCAGCAAATGCTCGCCTACGAGAAGTATGGCTGCACCGCCGTTGAGCACCTCAAGCATCTGGGCTACCTCAGCCCTCGCACGTCTCTGGCGCACTGCGTCTGGTTAAATGACCACGACATCTCAATCCTGGCGGAAACCCAATCCACGGTGGTTCACAATCCGTTGAGCAATCTGCGTCTGGGGAGTGGGATTGCCCCCATTCTGAAATATCGGCAAGCAGGGGTGAATGTGACGTTTGGCTGTGATGGGTCTGCCAGCAACGACTCTCAAGATTTGCTAGAAGCCATCAAGATCGGGACAATTCTCCACAATGTCACTGATATGGACTACCAGCACTGGATCACCCCTCGACAAGCGGTTGAGATGGCAGCCCTGGGGGGAGCAACCGGAGTCGGGATGGCAGACCAAATGGGATCGCTGACTGTCGGCAAAAAAGCCGATCTCGTTCTGTATGATCTCAAGCGTTTGTCGCTGTTGCCCCGCACTGATCCGATCGGCTTGCTCGTTCTCGGACGACCGATCGCCGTTCACACGGTGTGGGTGAATGGCAAAGCCGTTGTTACCGATGGCACTGTCACAACGATTGATGTGCCTCAACTCCAGCAAACCCTGTTTGACAAAAGCGAGTGGCAAGCTAATCGGCGATCGCCCAGCATGGAAGACCTGGAAATGCGCTATCGCACCGTCATGGGGTTACCCATCCTTTCCAACCCGTAA
- a CDS encoding Rid family detoxifying hydrolase codes for MEYITLPDNVLPAVAPYSHAVRAGDFLFVTGQLAEDPATGQVVRGPIDEQTRRVMENLKLVLEHAGTSFNKVVMARIFVTDFRFFATVNEIYASYFDATRLPCRTTVGVTALAGFGDVEVDLIVYCGE; via the coding sequence TTGGAATATATCACCCTGCCCGATAACGTTTTACCCGCTGTTGCCCCCTATTCTCATGCTGTCCGGGCTGGAGATTTTTTGTTTGTCACAGGTCAATTAGCCGAAGATCCGGCAACAGGTCAGGTTGTGCGCGGTCCCATTGATGAGCAAACTCGACGAGTCATGGAAAACTTAAAGCTTGTTTTGGAGCATGCCGGAACCAGTTTTAACAAAGTTGTGATGGCACGAATTTTCGTGACTGATTTTCGCTTTTTTGCAACGGTGAATGAAATTTATGCGTCCTACTTTGATGCCACTCGTCTACCCTGTCGCACTACCGTTGGAGTCACGGCTTTAGCAGGTTTTGGGGATGTGGAAGTTGATTTGATTGTGTATTGTGGCGAATAA
- a CDS encoding phycobiliprotein lyase translates to MDVMEFFQQSTGRWRSQRTTHHLAFRRAEAGESEIQVEALPADHPKIVEICQLHQVDPARAIGGAFVSWKGAMGWDRDDDNHEGSTVFALIPDAEQPRQGTLLRERGYAEIVPVAGQYHMDDENALVLTTEYETMSSVERFWFPNPSLRMRTSTVKRFGGFTTATFCTEFRVADATDTSSASEQTPKTAETKYFSFLGW, encoded by the coding sequence ATGGACGTAATGGAGTTTTTTCAACAGAGCACAGGCAGATGGCGATCGCAGCGAACGACACACCATCTAGCTTTTCGGCGGGCTGAAGCTGGCGAATCAGAAATTCAGGTAGAGGCACTCCCTGCTGATCATCCCAAAATCGTTGAAATTTGTCAGTTACATCAAGTTGACCCAGCACGGGCGATCGGCGGAGCCTTTGTCTCCTGGAAAGGGGCAATGGGCTGGGATAGAGACGATGACAACCATGAAGGCTCGACTGTATTTGCCTTGATCCCAGATGCAGAGCAACCCCGGCAGGGAACCCTCCTGCGCGAGCGCGGGTATGCCGAGATTGTCCCTGTGGCTGGTCAGTATCACATGGATGACGAAAATGCACTCGTGCTAACCACTGAGTATGAAACGATGAGTTCGGTGGAGCGGTTCTGGTTTCCCAACCCCAGTCTGAGAATGCGAACCAGCACGGTAAAACGGTTTGGCGGTTTCACTACGGCAACTTTCTGCACCGAGTTTCGGGTTGCTGATGCGACCGATACTAGCTCCGCCTCAGAACAAACTCCCAAGACGGCTGAAACAAAATATTTCTCTTTTTTGGGTTGGTAA